A window from Streptomyces sp. NBC_00299 encodes these proteins:
- a CDS encoding ABC transporter permease, which translates to MFELFKNLGDWLVGGEQWAGSDGIAHRLAEHLQYSLLATLIAAAIGLPLGLLIGHTGKGAFVAINLASFGRALPTVGLVVLVFLAGGLSMLPVYVALVALAVPAIVTNTYAGMTAVDPDVKDAARGQGMRAHQVLLQVELPLALPLIMTGLRLALIQVVATATIAAYVSFGGLGRYVFDGLAQRDLVQVLGGAVLVAVVAVALDLLLSGLQRFLFRHRTA; encoded by the coding sequence ATGTTCGAACTCTTCAAGAACCTCGGCGACTGGCTGGTCGGCGGCGAGCAGTGGGCCGGCTCGGACGGCATCGCGCACCGCCTCGCCGAGCACCTCCAGTACTCGCTGCTCGCCACGCTCATCGCGGCGGCGATCGGCCTCCCCCTCGGCCTGCTGATCGGCCACACCGGCAAGGGCGCCTTCGTCGCGATCAACCTCGCGTCCTTCGGCCGCGCGCTGCCGACCGTCGGCCTGGTCGTCCTGGTCTTCCTGGCCGGCGGACTGTCCATGCTCCCGGTCTACGTCGCCCTGGTCGCCCTCGCGGTCCCGGCGATCGTCACCAACACCTACGCGGGCATGACGGCGGTCGACCCGGACGTGAAGGACGCGGCACGCGGCCAGGGCATGCGCGCCCACCAGGTCCTCCTCCAGGTGGAACTCCCGCTCGCCCTGCCCCTGATCATGACCGGCCTGCGCCTGGCCCTGATCCAGGTCGTGGCCACGGCGACCATCGCCGCGTACGTCTCCTTCGGCGGCCTGGGCCGCTACGTCTTCGACGGCCTCGCCCAGCGCGACCTCGTGCAGGTGCTCGGCGGCGCGGTGCTGGTCGCCGTG
- a CDS encoding ABC transporter permease has product MTVDWSWIGDHTDDLTTLTVSHLQAALSAVLLGVLISLPLAVIAHRIRPLRGFLLGLSNVLFTIPSIAIFVLLLPVSGLTRTTTVIGLTIYTLVVLLRNTVEGLDSVPVKVKEASKAMGTRPLRTLLTVEFPLALPVIMAGVRIATVMSISLVSVATYIGDGGLGQLFTDGFQRNFPTPVIVGVVLTLLLAVVADAALVALQYVLTPWQRRRA; this is encoded by the coding sequence ATGACCGTCGACTGGTCGTGGATAGGCGACCACACCGACGACCTCACCACCCTCACCGTCTCCCACCTCCAGGCCGCGCTCAGCGCCGTCCTGCTCGGCGTACTGATCTCGTTGCCCCTCGCGGTGATCGCCCACCGGATCCGCCCCCTGCGCGGCTTCCTGCTGGGCCTGTCGAACGTGCTGTTCACGATCCCGTCGATCGCGATCTTCGTCCTGCTGCTCCCGGTCTCCGGCCTCACCCGCACCACGACCGTGATCGGCCTGACGATCTACACCCTGGTCGTCCTGCTCCGGAACACGGTCGAGGGCCTCGACTCGGTGCCCGTGAAGGTCAAGGAGGCCTCGAAGGCGATGGGCACGCGCCCCCTGCGCACGCTCCTGACCGTCGAGTTCCCGCTCGCGCTCCCCGTGATCATGGCCGGCGTGCGGATCGCGACGGTCATGTCCATCTCCCTGGTCTCGGTCGCGACCTACATCGGCGACGGCGGCCTCGGCCAGCTCTTCACCGACGGCTTCCAGCGCAACTTCCCCACCCCGGTGATCGTCGGAGTGGTCCTGACCCTCCTGCTGGCCGTGGTCGCGGACGCGGCCCTGGTCGCGCTGCAGTACGTCCTGACCCCATGGCAGAGGCGGCGAGCCTGA
- a CDS encoding ABC transporter ATP-binding protein: MIQFDAVHKRFPNGTTAVHDLSLEMPEGGVTVLVGSSGCGKTTTLRMINRMVEPTSGTIRVGGKDVTRQDAAELRRSIGYVIQQAGLFPHRTVLDNVATVPLLLGHGRRKARARAAELLETVGLTPDTGKRYPHQLSGGQQQRVGVARALAADPPVLLMDEPFGAVDPVVRTQLQDELLRLQKELSKTIVFVTHDIDEAVRLGDQIAIFRTGGHLVQCASPAELLARPADDFVADFLGAERGLKLLSLRTLADVPQGPAPEGGAWSLVRDEAGKPLHWRSTDGAEIPVRPLKDSDSLLAALDESIASPTGLISRVDADGVLTGVSSREDIHEHAGQAHTEARAHSSETEVAA; encoded by the coding sequence ATGATCCAGTTCGACGCGGTCCACAAGCGCTTCCCCAACGGCACGACAGCAGTCCACGATCTCTCCCTGGAGATGCCGGAGGGCGGCGTGACCGTCCTGGTCGGATCCTCCGGTTGCGGCAAGACGACCACCCTGCGGATGATCAACCGGATGGTGGAGCCGACCTCCGGCACCATCCGGGTCGGGGGCAAGGACGTCACCCGGCAGGACGCCGCCGAGCTGCGCCGCTCCATCGGGTACGTCATCCAGCAGGCGGGCCTGTTCCCGCACCGCACGGTGCTCGACAACGTCGCCACCGTGCCCCTGCTGCTGGGCCACGGCCGCAGGAAGGCCCGGGCCCGCGCGGCCGAGCTGCTGGAGACCGTGGGCCTCACCCCCGACACCGGCAAGCGCTACCCGCACCAGCTCTCCGGCGGCCAGCAGCAGCGCGTCGGCGTGGCCCGCGCGCTCGCCGCCGACCCGCCCGTGCTGCTGATGGACGAGCCGTTCGGCGCGGTCGACCCGGTGGTCCGCACCCAGCTCCAGGACGAACTTCTGCGCCTGCAGAAGGAGTTGAGCAAGACCATCGTCTTCGTCACGCACGACATCGACGAGGCCGTACGCCTCGGCGACCAGATCGCGATCTTCCGCACCGGCGGCCACCTCGTCCAGTGCGCCTCCCCCGCCGAGCTCCTGGCCCGCCCGGCCGACGACTTCGTGGCGGACTTCCTCGGCGCCGAGCGCGGCCTGAAGCTGCTGTCGCTGCGGACCCTCGCGGACGTCCCGCAGGGCCCGGCGCCGGAGGGCGGCGCCTGGAGCCTCGTACGCGACGAGGCCGGCAAGCCGCTGCACTGGCGTTCCACGGACGGCGCCGAGATCCCGGTGCGGCCGCTCAAGGACTCCGACTCCCTCCTCGCGGCCCTCGACGAGTCCATCGCCTCCCCCACCGGCCTGATATCCCGCGTCGACGCCGACGGCGTCCTCACCGGCGTCTCGTCCCGCGAGGACATCCACGAGCACGCCGGCCAGGCGCACACCGAGGCCCGCGCCCACTCCTCGGAGACCGAGGTGGCCGCATGA
- a CDS encoding aromatic amino acid ammonia-lyase translates to MSSRIVDAPSAVTSGHTALVVLDGIGLGVEDVVRLADGAARPVAATDAMKRAEESWDAARLIAATGRVYGRSTGVGANRNEDVPTEAAAEHGLRLLRSHAGAIGAELPAREVRAMLAVRANQLLAGGAGLRPTVITAMCAALGSGAHPVVNEFGSVGTGDLAALAQTGLALAGEHPWRGAGAPEAQPLDNNDALAFISSNALTLGQAALALHELRGLVAATQVVAALSLLAVDGSHEAYAAPVHTARPHRGSSEVAREMRAFIGAEDRPTPPLGRLQDPYGFRCLPQIHGPAHDAADALEQVLAVEINAAAENPLISPEDMAAYHHGGFYQAQLALSLDHFRLALTQVARLSTSRLSTLNEPAYTRLKPFLADHEPASSGVMILEYAAGAALGDLRAFSAPASLGHAVLSRGVEEQASFASLAARQTLRACDAYRLVVGCELVAAVRALRLRGLRPEPELGVSRALELAESVLDDDLADRPLTDDVTAAAALLDRFTDIWRGSAA, encoded by the coding sequence ATGTCGTCTCGGATCGTGGACGCGCCGAGTGCTGTGACGTCCGGGCACACCGCCCTGGTCGTCCTCGACGGGATCGGGCTCGGCGTCGAGGACGTCGTCCGTCTCGCCGACGGGGCCGCGCGGCCGGTCGCCGCGACCGACGCGATGAAGCGGGCCGAGGAGTCCTGGGACGCCGCCCGCCTGATCGCCGCGACCGGGCGGGTCTACGGCCGTTCCACCGGCGTGGGCGCCAACCGGAACGAGGACGTGCCCACCGAGGCCGCCGCCGAGCACGGCCTGCGCCTGCTGCGCAGCCATGCCGGCGCCATCGGTGCGGAGCTGCCCGCCCGGGAGGTGCGGGCCATGCTCGCCGTGCGCGCCAACCAATTGCTGGCCGGTGGCGCGGGTCTCAGGCCCACCGTCATCACGGCCATGTGCGCGGCGCTGGGGAGCGGCGCCCACCCGGTCGTGAACGAGTTCGGCTCGGTCGGCACCGGCGACCTCGCGGCGCTGGCACAGACCGGCCTCGCGCTGGCCGGCGAACATCCGTGGCGGGGCGCCGGCGCCCCCGAGGCGCAGCCGCTCGACAACAACGACGCCCTCGCCTTCATCAGCAGCAACGCCCTCACCCTCGGTCAGGCGGCCCTCGCCCTGCACGAACTGCGCGGGCTCGTCGCCGCCACCCAGGTCGTCGCCGCCCTGTCGCTGCTCGCCGTCGACGGCTCCCATGAGGCGTACGCCGCTCCCGTGCACACCGCACGCCCGCACCGGGGCAGCTCCGAAGTCGCCCGCGAGATGCGTGCGTTCATCGGCGCCGAGGACCGGCCCACCCCTCCGCTGGGCAGGCTCCAGGACCCCTACGGCTTCCGCTGCCTGCCCCAGATCCACGGCCCCGCCCACGACGCGGCCGACGCCCTGGAGCAGGTGCTCGCGGTCGAGATCAACGCCGCTGCCGAGAACCCCCTCATCTCCCCCGAGGACATGGCCGCCTACCACCACGGCGGCTTCTACCAGGCCCAACTCGCCCTCTCCCTGGACCACTTCAGGCTGGCGCTGACCCAGGTGGCCCGGCTGTCGACGTCCCGCCTGTCGACCCTCAACGAGCCCGCCTACACCCGCCTGAAGCCCTTCCTCGCCGACCACGAGCCCGCCTCGTCCGGCGTGATGATCCTGGAGTACGCCGCCGGTGCCGCCCTCGGCGACCTGCGCGCGTTCTCGGCCCCCGCCTCGCTCGGCCACGCTGTACTCTCCCGGGGCGTGGAGGAGCAGGCCAGCTTCGCCTCGCTCGCCGCGCGGCAGACACTGCGCGCATGCGACGCGTACCGTCTCGTCGTCGGCTGTGAACTCGTCGCCGCCGTACGGGCGTTGCGGCTGCGCGGCCTCAGGCCCGAACCGGAGCTCGGCGTGAGCCGGGCGCTGGAGCTGGCCGAGTCGGTGCTCGACGACGACCTGGCCGACCGTCCGCTCACCGACGACGTGACGGCGGCGGCAGCACTGCTGGACCGGTTCACGGACATCTGGAGGGGGAGCGCCGCATGA
- a CDS encoding MurR/RpiR family transcriptional regulator, with protein sequence MSADRTTSGTPHGVSHGAPHGADSPAARLQALFEGHRLTPTQRRIAHSMVRRAADVPFLSSVELAELAGVSQPSVTRFAVALGFDGYPALRRHLREVAPVEPAADAGSYNEYQQAVEAEIENLRHLAEVLADPRPVQKAGRLLAASRPLPVLGLRAAASQAYGFAYFAAKVHPDVRLLHEGGTMIHDRIDAAVQAGASTLLCFALPRHPREVVDTLAYAKEAGLTIVTVADSAFAPVAKVSDLLLPAAVGTGLAFDTACAPMLLGRVLLEAMADDLPDAQARLEEFDARAAARGLFVE encoded by the coding sequence ATGAGCGCGGACAGGACCACGAGCGGAACGCCACACGGGGTGTCCCATGGCGCGCCCCACGGGGCCGACAGCCCCGCCGCGCGTCTCCAGGCGCTCTTCGAGGGGCACCGGCTCACTCCGACCCAGCGGCGCATCGCGCACAGCATGGTGCGGCGGGCCGCCGACGTGCCGTTCCTGTCCAGCGTGGAGCTGGCCGAGCTGGCCGGGGTCAGCCAGCCGTCCGTGACCCGCTTCGCCGTCGCCCTCGGCTTCGACGGTTACCCCGCCCTGCGCAGGCACCTGCGCGAGGTCGCGCCCGTGGAACCGGCGGCGGACGCGGGCTCGTACAACGAGTACCAGCAGGCCGTCGAGGCCGAGATCGAGAACCTGCGGCACCTCGCGGAAGTGCTCGCCGACCCGCGCCCGGTGCAGAAGGCCGGACGCCTGCTCGCGGCCTCCCGTCCCCTGCCGGTGCTCGGCCTGCGGGCGGCGGCCTCCCAGGCGTACGGCTTCGCCTACTTCGCCGCCAAGGTCCACCCGGACGTACGGCTGCTGCACGAGGGCGGCACGATGATCCACGACCGGATCGACGCCGCCGTACAGGCCGGCGCGAGCACCCTGCTCTGCTTCGCGCTGCCCCGGCATCCGCGCGAGGTCGTGGACACCCTGGCGTACGCCAAGGAGGCCGGGCTGACCATCGTGACGGTGGCGGACTCCGCCTTCGCGCCGGTCGCCAAGGTCTCCGACCTGCTGCTGCCCGCCGCCGTCGGCACGGGCCTCGCCTTCGACACGGCCTGCGCGCCGATGCTGCTGGGCCGGGTCCTGCTGGAGGCGATGGCCGACGACCTGCCGGACGCGCAGGCGCGGCTGGAGGAGTTCGACGCACGGGCGGCGGCCCGGGGGCTGTTCGTCGAGTGA